The genomic region GTACGCCCCCGCCCTCGAGATGGAGAAGAAGGATGAGGACGTGGTCAGCAACCTGAACGGGATCAACGTGGTCTATGAGAAGAGCCTGGAGGAGGACCTCAAGGACTTCGAGCTTGACTACATCAAGACTCCTTATGGAGAGGGCTTCATAGTCCGGAACCCGAATGCGACGTGTGGGCCTGACTGTGGCGGATGCCACTGAGCCCGCGTCAGTAACTCCTTTTTTTTTACTTTTTACTTTAAGAGCCGTTTATATCGGTGGCGAAGTGGTCGTTTATGACATCCTTTGAGACGCTCGTGCCGGCGTTGATGACTACCTCCGGCCAGATGCGCACGTCAGAGTGAACCGTCACGTCATTGCCTATCATGGCCCTGGGGCCGATGACGACCCCATTCTCAAGGATACAGCCCTTGCCCAGCGTTATGTCGTTATCCATTATGGCGCCAGAGACCGAGCAGCCGGCGCCTATCTTTACGCCGTTGTATATGTAAGATGATAGTATGCGGCAATCATTGCCGATGT from Methanocella conradii HZ254 harbors:
- a CDS encoding HesB/IscA family protein, whose product is MKVTDKAAEQLKAFLEKEQKTDSLIRIYFAGYGCSGPQYAPALEMEKKDEDVVSNLNGINVVYEKSLEEDLKDFELDYIKTPYGEGFIVRNPNATCGPDCGGCH